One genomic segment of Amycolatopsis sp. WQ 127309 includes these proteins:
- a CDS encoding PspC domain-containing protein: protein MSAPVTRRLSRPRHGRMIAGVCAGLAQRYGMKPNTVRLLAVLSCLLPGPQFVAYLILWAVIPAE, encoded by the coding sequence ATGAGCGCACCGGTCACCCGGCGACTGAGCCGCCCCCGCCACGGCCGCATGATCGCCGGCGTCTGCGCCGGTCTCGCGCAGCGGTACGGCATGAAGCCCAACACGGTCCGGCTGCTGGCGGTGCTGTCCTGCCTGCTGCCCGGCCCCCAGTTCGTGGCCTACCTCATCCTGTGGGCGGTCATCCCGGCCGAGTGA
- a CDS encoding TetR/AcrR family transcriptional regulator — MTRDASPAAPARPLRRDAELNRRRILQAAREVFGRRGLEATLDDIAHHAGLGVGTVYRRFPSKEHLVEAMFAERMEEIGDLAAEALKAEDAWEAFVSFTWKAAELHSTDRGLREIMLSNKFGHEHVADAKARMVPLITQLVERAKAAGGLRADFSPTDIPLLHMMVGSVVEFTCAVDPSLWRRCLGMLLDGLRAEPGKTTELPHPPLDEQEIDEAMCSWRP; from the coding sequence ATGACACGGGACGCGAGTCCCGCCGCACCGGCGCGGCCGCTGCGGCGTGACGCCGAATTGAACCGCCGCCGCATCCTCCAGGCCGCCCGCGAGGTCTTCGGCCGACGCGGCCTGGAAGCCACGCTCGACGACATCGCGCACCACGCCGGCCTCGGCGTCGGCACGGTCTACCGGCGCTTCCCCAGCAAGGAACACCTGGTCGAAGCCATGTTCGCCGAGCGCATGGAGGAAATCGGCGACCTCGCGGCGGAAGCGCTGAAGGCCGAAGACGCGTGGGAAGCGTTCGTCAGCTTCACGTGGAAGGCGGCCGAGCTGCATTCGACGGACCGCGGGCTGCGCGAGATCATGCTGTCCAACAAGTTCGGCCACGAGCACGTCGCGGACGCGAAAGCGCGCATGGTGCCGTTGATCACACAGCTCGTCGAGCGGGCCAAGGCGGCGGGCGGCCTGCGCGCCGACTTCTCCCCCACCGACATCCCCCTGCTGCACATGATGGTCGGCTCGGTGGTCGAGTTCACGTGCGCGGTGGACCCGTCGCTGTGGCGCCGGTGCCTGGGCATGCTGCTGGACGGCCTGCGCGCGGAACCCGGCAAGACGACGGAACTGCCGCACCCGCCGCTCGACGAGCAGGAGATCGACGAAGCGATGTGCTCCTGGCGGCCCTGA
- a CDS encoding MFS transporter: MTESTLVVAPSGDARAAENPHHARRWLILVMIGLAQLMVVLDATVVNIALPSAQLDLGFSNDARQWVVTAYALAFGSLLLLGGRLADLFGRKNTLLVGLAGFAAVSAFGGAASNIEMLLIARAAQGVFGALLAPAALSLLTTTFTDPKERGRAFGVFGAIGGGGAAVGLLLGGVLTEYLDWRWCMFVNIIFAVVAFAGSSILLRNQRDAGPRPKLDLPGTVTASAGLFALVFGFANAESDSWSSVSVWGFLAAGVVLLGVFVWLQQRVSHPLLPLRVLLDRNRGGSYLAMFLLAIGMFAIFLFLTFYVQQNLRFTPIQSGVGFLPMVATLMLAATTATAVLLPRFGPRPLVPTGMAIAAVGLFWLSRIDLESTYASGVLGPLLVMGFGIGLAMAPAMSVATFGVEAHDAGVASAAVNTMQQVGGSIGTALLSTLAGNAASSYLAGKVPTPQLAAEASIESYTTAFTWAGFIFAAGAVLSGLLLRSGAPKGEAAPGVVHM, translated from the coding sequence ATGACCGAGTCCACGCTCGTCGTCGCGCCGTCGGGGGACGCGCGCGCCGCCGAGAACCCCCACCACGCCAGACGGTGGCTGATCCTCGTGATGATCGGCCTGGCCCAGCTGATGGTCGTTCTCGACGCGACCGTCGTGAACATCGCGCTGCCTTCCGCCCAGCTCGACCTGGGCTTTTCCAACGACGCGCGGCAATGGGTCGTCACGGCGTACGCGCTCGCGTTCGGCAGCCTGCTGCTGCTCGGCGGGCGGCTCGCGGACCTCTTCGGCCGCAAGAACACCCTGCTCGTCGGCCTGGCCGGCTTCGCCGCGGTGTCCGCGTTCGGCGGCGCGGCGAGCAACATCGAGATGCTCCTGATCGCCCGTGCGGCACAGGGCGTGTTCGGCGCGCTGCTCGCGCCGGCCGCGCTTTCGCTGCTGACCACGACGTTCACCGACCCGAAGGAACGCGGTCGCGCGTTCGGCGTGTTCGGGGCCATCGGTGGTGGCGGCGCGGCCGTCGGCCTGCTGCTCGGCGGCGTGCTGACCGAGTACCTCGACTGGCGCTGGTGCATGTTCGTCAACATCATCTTCGCCGTCGTCGCGTTCGCGGGCAGCTCGATCCTGCTGCGCAACCAGCGTGACGCCGGCCCGCGCCCGAAGCTCGACCTGCCGGGCACGGTCACCGCGTCCGCGGGCCTGTTCGCGCTGGTCTTCGGCTTCGCGAACGCCGAGTCGGACTCGTGGTCGTCGGTCTCGGTGTGGGGCTTCCTCGCGGCGGGCGTGGTGCTGCTGGGCGTGTTCGTGTGGCTGCAGCAGCGCGTCTCGCACCCGCTGCTGCCGCTGCGCGTGCTGCTCGACCGCAACCGCGGCGGCTCGTACCTGGCGATGTTCCTGCTCGCCATCGGCATGTTCGCGATCTTCCTGTTCCTGACGTTCTACGTGCAGCAGAACCTGAGGTTCACGCCGATCCAGAGCGGCGTCGGGTTCCTGCCGATGGTGGCGACGCTGATGCTGGCCGCCACCACGGCGACGGCCGTCCTGCTCCCGCGCTTCGGCCCGCGGCCGCTGGTGCCGACGGGCATGGCGATCGCGGCGGTCGGGCTGTTCTGGCTCAGCCGCATCGACCTCGAAAGCACGTACGCCAGCGGGGTCCTCGGCCCGCTGCTGGTGATGGGCTTCGGCATCGGCCTGGCGATGGCGCCGGCGATGAGCGTCGCGACGTTCGGCGTCGAGGCGCACGACGCCGGGGTCGCGTCGGCGGCGGTCAACACGATGCAGCAGGTCGGCGGCTCGATCGGCACGGCGCTGCTCAGCACCCTCGCCGGCAACGCGGCGTCGTCGTACCTCGCGGGCAAGGTGCCGACGCCGCAGCTGGCGGCCGAAGCCTCGATCGAGAGCTACACGACGGCGTTCACCTGGGCCGGCTTCATCTTCGCGGCCGGCGCGGTGCTCAGCGGCCTGCTGCTGCGCTCGGGCGCGCCGAAGGGTGAGGCGGCGCCGGGCGTCGTGCACATGTAG
- a CDS encoding SigE family RNA polymerase sigma factor, with protein sequence MGASRELDFSEYFAARVQRFRRVAFALCGDWHSAEDLVQAMFVQLYRRWRRVRPDTVDAYARRILLNAFLAGRRKAGREHVTSEPPERAATPDHDSHVRVDLERALTGLTPRQRAMVVLRFLEDLPVAEVAALLGVAEGTVKSQTARGVEALRAALPAPMTEER encoded by the coding sequence GTGGGGGCGTCGAGAGAGCTCGATTTCAGCGAGTACTTCGCCGCGCGGGTGCAGCGGTTCCGGCGGGTGGCGTTCGCGCTCTGCGGGGACTGGCACAGCGCCGAAGACCTCGTGCAAGCCATGTTCGTCCAGCTGTACCGGCGGTGGCGCCGGGTGCGGCCGGACACCGTCGACGCCTACGCGCGGCGCATCCTGCTCAACGCGTTCCTCGCCGGGCGCAGGAAAGCGGGCCGTGAGCACGTGACGTCCGAGCCACCCGAACGGGCGGCTACACCGGACCACGACAGCCACGTCCGCGTCGACCTCGAGCGCGCGCTGACCGGGCTGACGCCGCGGCAGCGCGCGATGGTCGTGCTGCGCTTCCTCGAAGACCTGCCGGTGGCCGAAGTCGCGGCCCTGCTCGGTGTCGCCGAAGGCACCGTGAAGAGCCAGACCGCCCGCGGAGTCGAGGCGCTGCGCGCTGCCCTCCCCGCGCCGATGACGGAGGAGCGGTGA